A single window of Theropithecus gelada isolate Dixy chromosome 9, Tgel_1.0, whole genome shotgun sequence DNA harbors:
- the ZEB1 gene encoding zinc finger E-box-binding homeobox 1 isoform X2, with product MADGPRCKRRKQANPRRNNVTNYNTVVETNSDSDDEDKLHIVEEESVTDAADCEGVPEDDLPTDQTVLPGRNSEREGNAKNCWEDDRKEGQEILGPEAQADEAGCTVKDDECESDAENEQNHDPNVEEFLQQQDTAVIFPEAPEEDQRQGTPEASGHDENGTPDAFSQLLTCPYCDRGYKRFTSLKEHIKYRHEKNEDNFSCSLCSYTFAYRTQLERHMTSHKSGRDQRHVTQSGCNRKFKCTECGKAFKYKHHLKEHLRIHSGEKPYECPNCKKRFSHSGSYSSHISSKKCISLIPVNGRPRTGLKTSQCSSPSLSASPGSPTRPQIRQKIENKPLQEQLSVNQIKTEPVDYEFKPIVVASGINCSTPLQNGVFTGGGPLQATSSPQGVVQAVVLPTVGLVSPISINLSDIQNVLKVAVDGNVIRQVLENNQANLASKEQETINASPIQQGGHSVISAISLPLVDQDGTTKIIINYSLEQPSQLQVVPQNLKKENPVATNSCKSEKLPEDLTVKSEKDKSFEGGVNDSTCLLCDDCPGDINALPELKHYDLKQPTQPPPLPTAEAEKPESSVSSATGDGNLSPSQPPLKNLLSLLKAYYALNAQPSAEELSKIADSVNLPLDVVKKWFEKMQAGQISVQSSEPSSPEPGKVNIPSKNNDQPQSANANEPQDSTVNLQSPLKMTNSPVLPVGSTTNGSRSSTPSPSPLNLSSSRNTQGYLYTAEGAQEEPQVEPLDLSLPKQQGELLERSTITSVYQNSVYSVQEEPLNLSCAKKEPQKDSCVTDSEPVVNVIPPSANPINIAIPTVTAQLPTIVAIADQNSVPCLRALAANKQTILIPQVAYTYSTTVSPAVQEPPLKVIQPNGNQDERQDTSSEGVSNVEDQNDSDSTPPKKKMRKTENGMYACDLCDKIFQKSSSLLRHKYEHTGKRPHECGICKKAFKHKHHLIEHMRLHSGEKPYQCDKCGKRFSHSGSYSQHMNHRYSYCKREAEERDSTEQEEAGPEILSNEHVGARASPSQGDSDERESLTREDDEDSEKEEEEEDKEMEELQEEKECEKPQGDEEEEEEEEEVEEEEVEDAENEGEAAKPEGLMKDDRAESQASSLGQKVSESSEQVSEEKTNEA from the exons GAAAGGAAGGGCAAGAAATCCTGGGGCCTGAAGCTCAGGCAGATGAAGCAGGATGTACAG taaaagatGATGAATGCGAGTCAGATGCAGAAAATGAGCAAAACCATGATCCTAATGTTGAAGAGTTTCTGCAACAACAAGACACTGCTGTCATTTTTCCTGAGGCACCTGAAGAGGACCAGAGGCAGGGCACACCAGAAGCCAGTGGTCATGATGAAAATG GAACACCAGATGCATTTTCACAGTTACTCACCTGTCCATATTGTGATAGAGGCTATAAACGCTTTACCTCTCTGAAAGAACACATTAAATATCGTCATGAAAAGAACGAAGATAACTTTAGTTGCTCCCTGTGCAGTTACACCTTTGCATACAGAACCCAACTTGAACGTCACATGACATCACATAAATCAGGAAGAGATCAA AGACATGTGACGCAGTCTGGGTGTAATCGTAAATTCAAGTGCACTGAGTGTGGAAAAGCTTTCAAATACAAACACCACCTAAAAGAGCACTTAAGAATTCACagtg gagAGAAGCCATATGAATGCCCAAACTGCAAGAAACGCTTTTCCCATTCTGGCTCCTATAGCTCACACATAAGCAGTAAGAAATGTATCAGCTTGATACCTGTGAATGGGCGACCAAGAACAGGACTCAAGACATCTCAGTGTTCTTCACCGTCTCTTTCAGCATCACCAGGCAGTCCCACACGACCACAGATACGGCAAAAGATAGAGAATAAACCCCTTCAGGAACAGCTTTCTGTTAACCAAATTAAAACTGAACCTGTGGATTATGAATTCAAACCCATAGTGGTTGCTTCAGGAATCAACTGTTCAACCCCTTTACAAAATGGGGTTTTCACTGGTGGTGGCCCATTACAGGCAACCAGTTCTCCTCAGGGCGTGGTGCAAGCTGTTGTTCTGCCAACAGTTGGTTTGGTGTCTCCCATAAGTATCAATTTAAGTGATATTCAGAATGTACTTAAAGTGGCAGTAGATGGTAATGTAATACGACAAGTGTTGGAGAATAATCAAGCCAATCTTGCATCCAAAGAACAAGAAACAATCAATGCTTCACCCATACAACAAGGTGGCCATTCTGTTATTTCAGCCATCAGTCTTCCTTTGGTTGATCAAGATGGAACAACCAAAATTATCATCAACTATAGTCTTGAGCAGCCTAGCCAACTTCAAGTTGttcctcaaaatttaaaaaaagaaaatccagttgCTACAAACAGTTGTAAAAGTGAAAAGTTACCAGAAGATCTTACTGTTAAGTCTGAGAAGGACAAAAGCTTTGAAGGGGGGGTGAATGATAGCACTTGTCTTCTGTGTGATGATTGTCCAGGAGATATTAATGCACTTCCAGAATTAAAGCACTATGACCTAAAGCAGCCTACTCAGCCTCCTCCACTCCCTACAGCAGAAGCTGAGAAACCTGAGTCCTCTGTTTCATCAGCTACTGGAGATGGCAATTTATCTCCCAGTCAGCCACCTTTAAAGAACCTCTTGTCTCTCCTAAAAGCATATTATGCTTTGAATGCACAACCAAGTGCAGAAGAGCTCTCAAAAATTGCTGATTCAGTAAACCTACCACTGGATGTAGTAAAAAAGTGGTTTGAAAAGATGCAAGCTGGACAGATTTCAGTGCAGTCTTCTGAACCATCTTCTCCTGAACCAGGCAAAGTAAATATCCCTTCCAAGAACAATGATCAGCCTCAATCTGCAAATGCAAATGAACCCCAGGACAGCACAGTAAACCTACAAAGTCCTTTGAAGATGACTAACTCCCCAGTTTTACCAGTGGGATCAACCACCAATGGTTCCAGAAGTAGTACACCATCCCCATCACCTCTAAACCTTTCCTCATCCAGAAATACACAGGGTTACTTGTACACAGCTGAGGGTGCACAAGAAGAGCCACAAGTAGAACCTCTTGATCTTTCACTACCAAAGCAACAGGGAGAATTATTAGAAAGGTCAACTATCACTAGTGTTTACCAGAACAGTGTTTATTCTGTCCAGGAAGAACCCTTGAACTTGTCTTGCGCAAAAAAGGAGCCACAAAAGGACAGTTGTGTTACAGACTCAGAACCAGTTGTAAATGTAATCCCACCAAGTGCCAACCCCATAAATATCGCTATACCTACAGTCACTGCCCAGTTACCCACAATCGTGGCCATTGCTGACCAGAACAGTGTTCCATGCTTACGAGCACTAGCTGCCAATAAGCAAACGATTCTGATTCCCCAGGTGGCATACACATACTCAACTACAGTCAGCCCTGCAGTCCAAGAACCACCCTTGAAAGTGATCCAGCCAAATGGAAATCAG GATGAAAGACAAGATACTAGCTCAGAAGGAGTATCAAATGTAGAGGATCAGAATGACTCTGATTCTACACCACCCAAAAAGAAAATGCGGAAGACAGAAAATGGAATGTATGCTTGTGACTTGTGTGATAAGATATTCCAAAAGAGTAGTTCATTATTGAGACATAAATATGAACACACAG GTAAAAGACCTCATGAGTGTGGAATCTGTAAAAAGGCATTTAAACACAAACATCATTTGATTGAACACATGCGATTACATTCTGGAGAAAAGCCCTATCAATGTGACAAATGTGGAAAGCGCTTCTCACACTCTGGGTCTTATTCTCAACACATGAATCATCGCTACTCCTACTGTAAGAGAGAAGCGGAAGAACGTGACAGCACAGAGCAGGAAGAGGCAGGGCCTGAAATCCTCTCGAATGAGCATGTGGGTGCCAGGGCATCTCCCTCACAGGGCGACTCGGACGAGAGAGAGAGTTTGACAAGGGAAGACGATGAAGACagtgaaaaagaggaagaggaggaggataaagagatggaagaattgcaggaagaaaaagaatgtgaaaaaccACAaggggatgaggaagaggaggaggaggaagaagaagtgGAAGAAGAAGAGGTAGAAGATGCAGAGAATGAGGGAGAAGCAGCAAAACCTGAAGGTCTGATGAAGGATGACAGGGCTGAAAGTCAAGCAAGCAGCTTAGGACAAAAAGTAAGCGAGAGTAGTGAGCAAGTGTctgaagaaaagacaaatgaagcCTGA
- the ZEB1 gene encoding zinc finger E-box-binding homeobox 1 isoform X4 translates to MATCAVTNYNTVVETNSDSDDEDKLHIVEEESVTDAADCEGVPEDDLPTDQTVLPGRNSEREGNAKNCWEDDRKEGQEILGPEAQADEAGCTVKDDECESDAENEQNHDPNVEEFLQQQDTAVIFPEAPEEDQRQGTPEASGHDENGTPDAFSQLLTCPYCDRGYKRFTSLKEHIKYRHEKNEDNFSCSLCSYTFAYRTQLERHMTSHKSGRDQRHVTQSGCNRKFKCTECGKAFKYKHHLKEHLRIHSGEKPYECPNCKKRFSHSGSYSSHISSKKCISLIPVNGRPRTGLKTSQCSSPSLSASPGSPTRPQIRQKIENKPLQEQLSVNQIKTEPVDYEFKPIVVASGINCSTPLQNGVFTGGGPLQATSSPQGVVQAVVLPTVGLVSPISINLSDIQNVLKVAVDGNVIRQVLENNQANLASKEQETINASPIQQGGHSVISAISLPLVDQDGTTKIIINYSLEQPSQLQVVPQNLKKENPVATNSCKSEKLPEDLTVKSEKDKSFEGGVNDSTCLLCDDCPGDINALPELKHYDLKQPTQPPPLPTAEAEKPESSVSSATGDGNLSPSQPPLKNLLSLLKAYYALNAQPSAEELSKIADSVNLPLDVVKKWFEKMQAGQISVQSSEPSSPEPGKVNIPSKNNDQPQSANANEPQDSTVNLQSPLKMTNSPVLPVGSTTNGSRSSTPSPSPLNLSSSRNTQGYLYTAEGAQEEPQVEPLDLSLPKQQGELLERSTITSVYQNSVYSVQEEPLNLSCAKKEPQKDSCVTDSEPVVNVIPPSANPINIAIPTVTAQLPTIVAIADQNSVPCLRALAANKQTILIPQVAYTYSTTVSPAVQEPPLKVIQPNGNQDERQDTSSEGVSNVEDQNDSDSTPPKKKMRKTENGMYACDLCDKIFQKSSSLLRHKYEHTGKRPHECGICKKAFKHKHHLIEHMRLHSGEKPYQCDKCGKRFSHSGSYSQHMNHRYSYCKREAEERDSTEQEEAGPEILSNEHVGARASPSQGDSDERESLTREDDEDSEKEEEEEDKEMEELQEEKECEKPQGDEEEEEEEEEVEEEEVEDAENEGEAAKPEGLMKDDRAESQASSLGQKVSESSEQVSEEKTNEA, encoded by the exons GAAAGGAAGGGCAAGAAATCCTGGGGCCTGAAGCTCAGGCAGATGAAGCAGGATGTACAG taaaagatGATGAATGCGAGTCAGATGCAGAAAATGAGCAAAACCATGATCCTAATGTTGAAGAGTTTCTGCAACAACAAGACACTGCTGTCATTTTTCCTGAGGCACCTGAAGAGGACCAGAGGCAGGGCACACCAGAAGCCAGTGGTCATGATGAAAATG GAACACCAGATGCATTTTCACAGTTACTCACCTGTCCATATTGTGATAGAGGCTATAAACGCTTTACCTCTCTGAAAGAACACATTAAATATCGTCATGAAAAGAACGAAGATAACTTTAGTTGCTCCCTGTGCAGTTACACCTTTGCATACAGAACCCAACTTGAACGTCACATGACATCACATAAATCAGGAAGAGATCAA AGACATGTGACGCAGTCTGGGTGTAATCGTAAATTCAAGTGCACTGAGTGTGGAAAAGCTTTCAAATACAAACACCACCTAAAAGAGCACTTAAGAATTCACagtg gagAGAAGCCATATGAATGCCCAAACTGCAAGAAACGCTTTTCCCATTCTGGCTCCTATAGCTCACACATAAGCAGTAAGAAATGTATCAGCTTGATACCTGTGAATGGGCGACCAAGAACAGGACTCAAGACATCTCAGTGTTCTTCACCGTCTCTTTCAGCATCACCAGGCAGTCCCACACGACCACAGATACGGCAAAAGATAGAGAATAAACCCCTTCAGGAACAGCTTTCTGTTAACCAAATTAAAACTGAACCTGTGGATTATGAATTCAAACCCATAGTGGTTGCTTCAGGAATCAACTGTTCAACCCCTTTACAAAATGGGGTTTTCACTGGTGGTGGCCCATTACAGGCAACCAGTTCTCCTCAGGGCGTGGTGCAAGCTGTTGTTCTGCCAACAGTTGGTTTGGTGTCTCCCATAAGTATCAATTTAAGTGATATTCAGAATGTACTTAAAGTGGCAGTAGATGGTAATGTAATACGACAAGTGTTGGAGAATAATCAAGCCAATCTTGCATCCAAAGAACAAGAAACAATCAATGCTTCACCCATACAACAAGGTGGCCATTCTGTTATTTCAGCCATCAGTCTTCCTTTGGTTGATCAAGATGGAACAACCAAAATTATCATCAACTATAGTCTTGAGCAGCCTAGCCAACTTCAAGTTGttcctcaaaatttaaaaaaagaaaatccagttgCTACAAACAGTTGTAAAAGTGAAAAGTTACCAGAAGATCTTACTGTTAAGTCTGAGAAGGACAAAAGCTTTGAAGGGGGGGTGAATGATAGCACTTGTCTTCTGTGTGATGATTGTCCAGGAGATATTAATGCACTTCCAGAATTAAAGCACTATGACCTAAAGCAGCCTACTCAGCCTCCTCCACTCCCTACAGCAGAAGCTGAGAAACCTGAGTCCTCTGTTTCATCAGCTACTGGAGATGGCAATTTATCTCCCAGTCAGCCACCTTTAAAGAACCTCTTGTCTCTCCTAAAAGCATATTATGCTTTGAATGCACAACCAAGTGCAGAAGAGCTCTCAAAAATTGCTGATTCAGTAAACCTACCACTGGATGTAGTAAAAAAGTGGTTTGAAAAGATGCAAGCTGGACAGATTTCAGTGCAGTCTTCTGAACCATCTTCTCCTGAACCAGGCAAAGTAAATATCCCTTCCAAGAACAATGATCAGCCTCAATCTGCAAATGCAAATGAACCCCAGGACAGCACAGTAAACCTACAAAGTCCTTTGAAGATGACTAACTCCCCAGTTTTACCAGTGGGATCAACCACCAATGGTTCCAGAAGTAGTACACCATCCCCATCACCTCTAAACCTTTCCTCATCCAGAAATACACAGGGTTACTTGTACACAGCTGAGGGTGCACAAGAAGAGCCACAAGTAGAACCTCTTGATCTTTCACTACCAAAGCAACAGGGAGAATTATTAGAAAGGTCAACTATCACTAGTGTTTACCAGAACAGTGTTTATTCTGTCCAGGAAGAACCCTTGAACTTGTCTTGCGCAAAAAAGGAGCCACAAAAGGACAGTTGTGTTACAGACTCAGAACCAGTTGTAAATGTAATCCCACCAAGTGCCAACCCCATAAATATCGCTATACCTACAGTCACTGCCCAGTTACCCACAATCGTGGCCATTGCTGACCAGAACAGTGTTCCATGCTTACGAGCACTAGCTGCCAATAAGCAAACGATTCTGATTCCCCAGGTGGCATACACATACTCAACTACAGTCAGCCCTGCAGTCCAAGAACCACCCTTGAAAGTGATCCAGCCAAATGGAAATCAG GATGAAAGACAAGATACTAGCTCAGAAGGAGTATCAAATGTAGAGGATCAGAATGACTCTGATTCTACACCACCCAAAAAGAAAATGCGGAAGACAGAAAATGGAATGTATGCTTGTGACTTGTGTGATAAGATATTCCAAAAGAGTAGTTCATTATTGAGACATAAATATGAACACACAG GTAAAAGACCTCATGAGTGTGGAATCTGTAAAAAGGCATTTAAACACAAACATCATTTGATTGAACACATGCGATTACATTCTGGAGAAAAGCCCTATCAATGTGACAAATGTGGAAAGCGCTTCTCACACTCTGGGTCTTATTCTCAACACATGAATCATCGCTACTCCTACTGTAAGAGAGAAGCGGAAGAACGTGACAGCACAGAGCAGGAAGAGGCAGGGCCTGAAATCCTCTCGAATGAGCATGTGGGTGCCAGGGCATCTCCCTCACAGGGCGACTCGGACGAGAGAGAGAGTTTGACAAGGGAAGACGATGAAGACagtgaaaaagaggaagaggaggaggataaagagatggaagaattgcaggaagaaaaagaatgtgaaaaaccACAaggggatgaggaagaggaggaggaggaagaagaagtgGAAGAAGAAGAGGTAGAAGATGCAGAGAATGAGGGAGAAGCAGCAAAACCTGAAGGTCTGATGAAGGATGACAGGGCTGAAAGTCAAGCAAGCAGCTTAGGACAAAAAGTAAGCGAGAGTAGTGAGCAAGTGTctgaagaaaagacaaatgaagcCTGA
- the ZEB1 gene encoding zinc finger E-box-binding homeobox 1 isoform X8 — MADGPRCKRRKQANPRRNNGKEGQEILGPEAQADEAGCTVKDDECESDAENEQNHDPNVEEFLQQQDTAVIFPEAPEEDQRQGTPEASGHDENGTPDAFSQLLTCPYCDRGYKRFTSLKEHIKYRHEKNEDNFSCSLCSYTFAYRTQLERHMTSHKSGRDQRHVTQSGCNRKFKCTECGKAFKYKHHLKEHLRIHSGEKPYECPNCKKRFSHSGSYSSHISSKKCISLIPVNGRPRTGLKTSQCSSPSLSASPGSPTRPQIRQKIENKPLQEQLSVNQIKTEPVDYEFKPIVVASGINCSTPLQNGVFTGGGPLQATSSPQGVVQAVVLPTVGLVSPISINLSDIQNVLKVAVDGNVIRQVLENNQANLASKEQETINASPIQQGGHSVISAISLPLVDQDGTTKIIINYSLEQPSQLQVVPQNLKKENPVATNSCKSEKLPEDLTVKSEKDKSFEGGVNDSTCLLCDDCPGDINALPELKHYDLKQPTQPPPLPTAEAEKPESSVSSATGDGNLSPSQPPLKNLLSLLKAYYALNAQPSAEELSKIADSVNLPLDVVKKWFEKMQAGQISVQSSEPSSPEPGKVNIPSKNNDQPQSANANEPQDSTVNLQSPLKMTNSPVLPVGSTTNGSRSSTPSPSPLNLSSSRNTQGYLYTAEGAQEEPQVEPLDLSLPKQQGELLERSTITSVYQNSVYSVQEEPLNLSCAKKEPQKDSCVTDSEPVVNVIPPSANPINIAIPTVTAQLPTIVAIADQNSVPCLRALAANKQTILIPQVAYTYSTTVSPAVQEPPLKVIQPNGNQDERQDTSSEGVSNVEDQNDSDSTPPKKKMRKTENGMYACDLCDKIFQKSSSLLRHKYEHTGKRPHECGICKKAFKHKHHLIEHMRLHSGEKPYQCDKCGKRFSHSGSYSQHMNHRYSYCKREAEERDSTEQEEAGPEILSNEHVGARASPSQGDSDERESLTREDDEDSEKEEEEEDKEMEELQEEKECEKPQGDEEEEEEEEEVEEEEVEDAENEGEAAKPEGLMKDDRAESQASSLGQKVSESSEQVSEEKTNEA; from the exons GAAAGGAAGGGCAAGAAATCCTGGGGCCTGAAGCTCAGGCAGATGAAGCAGGATGTACAG taaaagatGATGAATGCGAGTCAGATGCAGAAAATGAGCAAAACCATGATCCTAATGTTGAAGAGTTTCTGCAACAACAAGACACTGCTGTCATTTTTCCTGAGGCACCTGAAGAGGACCAGAGGCAGGGCACACCAGAAGCCAGTGGTCATGATGAAAATG GAACACCAGATGCATTTTCACAGTTACTCACCTGTCCATATTGTGATAGAGGCTATAAACGCTTTACCTCTCTGAAAGAACACATTAAATATCGTCATGAAAAGAACGAAGATAACTTTAGTTGCTCCCTGTGCAGTTACACCTTTGCATACAGAACCCAACTTGAACGTCACATGACATCACATAAATCAGGAAGAGATCAA AGACATGTGACGCAGTCTGGGTGTAATCGTAAATTCAAGTGCACTGAGTGTGGAAAAGCTTTCAAATACAAACACCACCTAAAAGAGCACTTAAGAATTCACagtg gagAGAAGCCATATGAATGCCCAAACTGCAAGAAACGCTTTTCCCATTCTGGCTCCTATAGCTCACACATAAGCAGTAAGAAATGTATCAGCTTGATACCTGTGAATGGGCGACCAAGAACAGGACTCAAGACATCTCAGTGTTCTTCACCGTCTCTTTCAGCATCACCAGGCAGTCCCACACGACCACAGATACGGCAAAAGATAGAGAATAAACCCCTTCAGGAACAGCTTTCTGTTAACCAAATTAAAACTGAACCTGTGGATTATGAATTCAAACCCATAGTGGTTGCTTCAGGAATCAACTGTTCAACCCCTTTACAAAATGGGGTTTTCACTGGTGGTGGCCCATTACAGGCAACCAGTTCTCCTCAGGGCGTGGTGCAAGCTGTTGTTCTGCCAACAGTTGGTTTGGTGTCTCCCATAAGTATCAATTTAAGTGATATTCAGAATGTACTTAAAGTGGCAGTAGATGGTAATGTAATACGACAAGTGTTGGAGAATAATCAAGCCAATCTTGCATCCAAAGAACAAGAAACAATCAATGCTTCACCCATACAACAAGGTGGCCATTCTGTTATTTCAGCCATCAGTCTTCCTTTGGTTGATCAAGATGGAACAACCAAAATTATCATCAACTATAGTCTTGAGCAGCCTAGCCAACTTCAAGTTGttcctcaaaatttaaaaaaagaaaatccagttgCTACAAACAGTTGTAAAAGTGAAAAGTTACCAGAAGATCTTACTGTTAAGTCTGAGAAGGACAAAAGCTTTGAAGGGGGGGTGAATGATAGCACTTGTCTTCTGTGTGATGATTGTCCAGGAGATATTAATGCACTTCCAGAATTAAAGCACTATGACCTAAAGCAGCCTACTCAGCCTCCTCCACTCCCTACAGCAGAAGCTGAGAAACCTGAGTCCTCTGTTTCATCAGCTACTGGAGATGGCAATTTATCTCCCAGTCAGCCACCTTTAAAGAACCTCTTGTCTCTCCTAAAAGCATATTATGCTTTGAATGCACAACCAAGTGCAGAAGAGCTCTCAAAAATTGCTGATTCAGTAAACCTACCACTGGATGTAGTAAAAAAGTGGTTTGAAAAGATGCAAGCTGGACAGATTTCAGTGCAGTCTTCTGAACCATCTTCTCCTGAACCAGGCAAAGTAAATATCCCTTCCAAGAACAATGATCAGCCTCAATCTGCAAATGCAAATGAACCCCAGGACAGCACAGTAAACCTACAAAGTCCTTTGAAGATGACTAACTCCCCAGTTTTACCAGTGGGATCAACCACCAATGGTTCCAGAAGTAGTACACCATCCCCATCACCTCTAAACCTTTCCTCATCCAGAAATACACAGGGTTACTTGTACACAGCTGAGGGTGCACAAGAAGAGCCACAAGTAGAACCTCTTGATCTTTCACTACCAAAGCAACAGGGAGAATTATTAGAAAGGTCAACTATCACTAGTGTTTACCAGAACAGTGTTTATTCTGTCCAGGAAGAACCCTTGAACTTGTCTTGCGCAAAAAAGGAGCCACAAAAGGACAGTTGTGTTACAGACTCAGAACCAGTTGTAAATGTAATCCCACCAAGTGCCAACCCCATAAATATCGCTATACCTACAGTCACTGCCCAGTTACCCACAATCGTGGCCATTGCTGACCAGAACAGTGTTCCATGCTTACGAGCACTAGCTGCCAATAAGCAAACGATTCTGATTCCCCAGGTGGCATACACATACTCAACTACAGTCAGCCCTGCAGTCCAAGAACCACCCTTGAAAGTGATCCAGCCAAATGGAAATCAG GATGAAAGACAAGATACTAGCTCAGAAGGAGTATCAAATGTAGAGGATCAGAATGACTCTGATTCTACACCACCCAAAAAGAAAATGCGGAAGACAGAAAATGGAATGTATGCTTGTGACTTGTGTGATAAGATATTCCAAAAGAGTAGTTCATTATTGAGACATAAATATGAACACACAG GTAAAAGACCTCATGAGTGTGGAATCTGTAAAAAGGCATTTAAACACAAACATCATTTGATTGAACACATGCGATTACATTCTGGAGAAAAGCCCTATCAATGTGACAAATGTGGAAAGCGCTTCTCACACTCTGGGTCTTATTCTCAACACATGAATCATCGCTACTCCTACTGTAAGAGAGAAGCGGAAGAACGTGACAGCACAGAGCAGGAAGAGGCAGGGCCTGAAATCCTCTCGAATGAGCATGTGGGTGCCAGGGCATCTCCCTCACAGGGCGACTCGGACGAGAGAGAGAGTTTGACAAGGGAAGACGATGAAGACagtgaaaaagaggaagaggaggaggataaagagatggaagaattgcaggaagaaaaagaatgtgaaaaaccACAaggggatgaggaagaggaggaggaggaagaagaagtgGAAGAAGAAGAGGTAGAAGATGCAGAGAATGAGGGAGAAGCAGCAAAACCTGAAGGTCTGATGAAGGATGACAGGGCTGAAAGTCAAGCAAGCAGCTTAGGACAAAAAGTAAGCGAGAGTAGTGAGCAAGTGTctgaagaaaagacaaatgaagcCTGA